The window CGGCATGACCACATGTTGTGCATCGAGGACAACTTCACGCCCGCTCAGTTCATACCCGTGACCGAGTTCATGCTCGCGCAAGCTTCCGGCAAATCCCAACGCTGATCGTTCAGGTGAGGAGTCGTGCCATGTCCCATCGTTTGTCCACGTGCCGACGAGCCGCGTCGCTGGTGCTGACCGGGGGCCTCGCGCTCGCGGTGCTGGCGCCGGCACACGCATATGACGAGAACACGGTCGAGACCTTCCGTGACACCCGGCCCGTCGGGCCCGGGATCGAGCTGACCACCGTCGACCGCTTCGGCCCCGACGGCTATACCGGTGATGTCGGCTGGCGGCGCACCCACGAGTTGTCCGTCGATCTGACCGCGGGAGTGGAGGTCGGGCGGCTCTTCCCCGGGCAGGTGGCCGCCACCCGGCCGCTGCTCGACATGGCGCAGGACGCCCGCGCGGTAGCGGCGGTGAATGCCGACTACTTCGACATCGCCGGCTCCGGTGCGCCGTGGGGCGTCGGTATCCAGGACGGCGAATTGGTCCAATCGCCGCTGCCGAACACCCGAGCGCGGACTACCCAGAACGCGGTGATGTTCGGTGCCGACGACATCGGGGCGATCGGCGAGATCGTGTTCGACGGCCGCGTCGAGCTTCCCGGCGAAGTGACCGTACCCCTGGCCGCGATGAACAAGGCCGAGCTGCTGCCCGACCAGGTCGGCATGTTCACCTCGGTGTGGGGAACGTACTGCCGGTGCCGCCCGGTCGAGGACACCAGCCAGACCATCGAGGTTGTCGTACGGGACGGTGTCGTGGTCGAGGTGGCCCCGGTGCCGCGGGCCGGCGCGATCGGTGACGACGAATTCGTCCTCGTCGGCCGGGAAGCCGGCGCCGACGCGTTGTCGGGGCTGCAGGTCGGTGATCCGGTGGCCGTCGACTATCAGCTTCGCGCTCCTGACGACATGCAGGTCAAGGCCGCCATGAGTGGCCGCCAGGTGCTCGTCGTCGACGGCGAGGCGCAGCAGCTGCCGCCGGAGAACAACACCCGGGAGCCGCGCACCGCCGTCGGGTTCTCCGCGGACGGAACCCAGATGTGGCTGGTGACCGTCGACGGACGCCAGCCGGGATTCTCCGACGGCATCGGGCTGGACGAGCTGGCCGAGGTGATGGTTGAACTCGGAGCGCACAGTGCGCTGAACCTGGACGGCGGCGGGTCGACGACTCTGGTCGCGCGCGACCCGGGCCAGGGCGACGCGGCCCTGGTCAACCGCCCGTCCGACGCGGCCGGCCAACGCCGGGTCCCCACTGGGCTGGCCTTGTTCGTGCCCGAGGGCAGCGGCGACGTCGACGGGTTCTGGGTGCGCACCGTGCTGGAGCGAGAGCGGGCCGCCGGGGAGACGTTCACACCTCCGCTGCGTACCGACCGGGTCTTCCCCGGCCTGACCCGGCGACTGGCCGCCGACCCGCACGACGAGACGTACGGACCGGCCGACCTGCCGGGCTCCGCGCGGTTGCATTGGCGCAGCGCTGACCCGAGGACCGGCCTGGTCAATCGGGAAGGTGTCTTCACCGCACGCTCGACCGGCGAGACGACCGTCACCGCCCGGGTTGGCCGGGCCGCTGGCGAGATCGACGTCACCGTGCTGGGGGAGCTGGACCGGCTGGAGACCACACCCGCCCGGATCGGGCTCACCGAACCCGGCCGGACCACCACCTTCGACCTGACCGGATACGACGCACAGGAGCACGCGGCGCCGATCGAGCCCGCTGACGTCACGGTTGAGTACAACGAACAGGCACTCGACGTCGACATCGACGATCAAGGCCAGTTCCACGTGACAGCGCTGCTCGACGACGTCGAGGAATCGATCACGATCACCGCGGGTCAGGTCAGTGCGGAGCTGCCGGTGAGCGTGGGCGTGCGGGAGGTCGTGATCGACAGTTTCGACGACACGTCGAACTGGGACTTCTGGAGCCTGCGAGCCAGCGGGTCGCTCTCGAGCACCCCGGACGGATATGTCGGTCCTGGCCTGCGGCTCGACTTCGACTTCACCGAGAGCACACTGATCCGCGGTGTCGGCGCGTGGCCCGCGGCTGACCGGTTCCCGGTGGCCGGGGAGCCGTCGGCGTTCAAACTGTGGGTCAACTCGGAGGGATGGGGGCACCGGACCCGGCTGGAAGTGTTCGACCGTACCGGCCGGCTGCACACGATCGAGCCGGGGTTCATCACGGAACCGGGCTGGCAGCAGGTGACCTACGAGGTGCCCGACGGCATCGCCTATCCGGTGAGTCTGCGCCGGTTCTTCTTCAATGAGCTGGATCCGGAGGCGAGCTACGTCGGCTCCATCGTCGTGGACGAGTTGACCGCGCTGATCCCATGATCATGAACACTTGGTGACCAATACGGTCACTTAGTGTTCATGATCATGGGCAGCGATCAGGAGGCACGGGCCTTGGCCCGTGCCTTCTTCGGCACCTTGGCCGGGAAGACGAAGCGGCGCTTGCTCTCTCGCTCGGCGAATCCGGCGTCGGCGAGACGTTTCAGCACCACCGGGCAGGTCTTGCACCGGGGCGTGCTCTTGCAGCACTTCTTCTTCGCCTTCACCAACCGCACAGTGAATGATAGGTCGGGCTGGCCCTGCGCAACGAACGCCCCGGCTCGTGCATCGATAGGACTTCTCGTGCGTCAACAGGCCTGGAGCCATGGTAAGGCGCGAGAAAACCCACCAAACATGATCATTTAGGGGGTGGCGCGGCGGTTGAGGCCGGAGGGGAGTTTGCTGGCGGCGGCGTCGTCCAGGAGCCAGAGCGTCCGGTGCCGGCCGTGGGCGCCGGCCGCCGGGATCTGGGTAGGTCCGGCGCCGCTGAGGGCCATCTGCACGGCCGGAGCTTTGCCTTCGCCGGCGGCCAGGAGCCAGACCTCCGCCGCCGAGCGGATGGTGGGCAGCGTGAGACTGATCCGGGTGGGCGGCGGCTTCGGCGAACCATGCACGCTGACGACGGCGCGCTCGTCGTGCAGCGCCGGGAACTCTGGAAACAGCGAGGCCACGTGTCCGTCGGGACCGACCCCGAGCATCAGCACGTCGAACTCGGGCACGTCTGAGTCGGTTCCGGCCGGGGTGGCGGCGTTCAGCTCCACCGCGTACTTGTCCGCGGCGCGTTCGGGATCGCCGGCGAACTCACCAGCCTCGGCGGGCATCGGGTGCACCCGCTCCGGGGCCACCGGCACGTGGTCGAGCAGTGCCTCGCGCGCCTGGGTCTCGTTGCGTTCGGCGTCGCCCGGCGGCAGGAAACGCTCGTCGCCCCACCACACGTCCAACGCTGACCAGTCCACGGCGGACCGGGCGGGGGAGCGCCGCACAGCGGCCAGGGTGGCGATGCCGACTCCTCCGCCGGTGAGCACCACCGAAGCGTGGCCGCGAGCGGCCTGGGCGTCGGCCAGCCGGGTGATCAGCCGGGCCGCCGCCGACTCGGCGAGCAGGTCGGCGTCGTGATGGATGACGACGTCGGGCGAGTTCATCGCTTCACCTTCGTCCGGGTTGTCTTTCCGGTCTCGCGCTGTAGCTCCAGGCCGCTGGCCAGGACCTCGCCGTAGACGTCGTCCGGATCGAGCCGGCGCAGCTCTTCGGCCAGGCAGTCGGCGGGGGAGCGACGCGGCAGCGCCACTTTGCGGTCCACCCGCCCAGGGGTGCTCAGTATCGCGACGTCGTCGTCCGGCCGTTCGATCACGATGGGGCCCGACGGGCGTTCCAGCCGCACACTCAACATGCCGTCGACGCCGCTGGCCTTGGTTCGGGTCACCGGGCAGCGCAGGGTCAAGGACAGCCAGCCGGCCAGCAGGTCCGCACTTGGATTCTCGGGACCACCCACGACGCGGGCCCCGGTGACCTCTTCGAACGGCGGCTGGTCGAGCGCCGCGGCGAGCAAAGCTCGCCAGAGCGTCAGCCGGGTCCAGGCCAGGTCGGTGTCGCCTGGGCGATACGTGGCCATCCGGTCCTTCAGCGCGGCGGAGGGCCGCTTGCACGCGGCAGCGTCGGTGATCCGGCGCTGGGCCAACGTCCCCACCGGGTCTTCGGCCGGGACCTCCGGGGCCTCCGCCGGCCACCAGACCACGATCGGCGCGTCCGGCAATAGCAGCGGAACGACGACGGAGACCGGATGGGCGGTCAGCGGACCGAACGTCCGCAACACGATGACCTCGCTGGCGCCGGCGTCGCCGCCGACCCGGATCTGGGCATCCAGCCGGGTAGAACCCCGCGACGTGCCCTTGATCACCGCGATGATCCGGCACGGATGCTCGTGGCTGGCGTGGTTGGCGGAGGCGATGGCATTCTCCGCGTGCTCCTCGTCGATCACGAGGACGAGCGTGAGTACCCGGCCCAGGGTGACCGCGCCGTGCCGCTCGCGCAGGTCGACCATCCGTTTGGCGACATCACTGGAGCTGGTCGAAGGCAGATCGATGATCATGGGATCCTCCAGTGCCGGCCGTCGCGAGCCAGCATCTCGTCGGCCGACGCGGGCCCCCAGCCGCCGGAGGCATACGGCTCCGGGGCGCCGTTCTCGGCCCAGTACTCCTCGATCGGATCGAGGATCTTCCAGGACAGCTCCACTTCCTCATGTCTCGGGAAGAGTGGGGGATCGCCGAGCAACACGTCGAGAATGAGCCGTTCATAGGCTTCCGGGCTCTCCTCGGTGAAGGAGTAGCCGTAGCCGAAGTCCATGGTGACGTCGCGCACCTCCATGGCGGTACCCGGAACCTTGGAGCCGAAGCGGATCGTCACCCCTTCGTCCGGCTGTACCCGGATGACCAGGGCGTTCTGCCCGAGCTCCTCGGTGGCGGTGGACTCGAACGGTAGATGGGGCGCCCGCTTGAAGACGATCGCCACCTCGGTGACCCGGCGGCCCAGGCGTTTGCCCGTACGCAGGTAGAACGGCACCCCGGCCCAGCGGCGGGTGTCGATGTCGAGCCGGACCGCGGCATAGGTCTCAGTCTTGGAGTCCTTGGCGATGCCGTCCTCTTCGAGGTAACCGCGCACCTCCCTGCCGCCGGCCCACCCGGCCGCGTACTGCCCGCGGGCAGTGTGCAGGCTCAGGTCCTCCGGAAGCCGGACCGCAGAGAGGACCTTCTCCTTCTCCGCGCGCAAGTCGCCGGCATCGAACGACACCGGCTCCTCCATCGCGACCAGCGCCAGCAACTGCAGCAGGTGGTTCTGGATGACGTCGCGGGCTGCGCCGATGCCGTCGTAATAGCCGGCCCGGCCGCCGATGCCGATGTCTTCGGCCATGGTGATCTGCACGTGGTCGACGTAGTTCGCGTTCCAGATCGGCTCGAAGAGCTGGTTGGCGAAACGCAGCGCCATGATGTTCTGAACGGTCTCCTTGCCCAGATAATGGTCGATCCGGAAGATCGCATCGGGTGGGAAGATGTCTTCGACGACGGCGTTGAGTTCACGCGCGCTGGCGAGGTCGTGTCCGAACGGCTTCTCGATGATCACCCGCCGCCATTGGTCTTCGGTCTCCGGCTCGGCGAGCCCGGATCGGGCCAGCTGCTTGCAGACGACGTCGAAGAACGACGGCGGGATGGACAGATAGAAAGCATGGTTGCCGCCGGTACCCTGAGCTTCGTCGAGTTCACGGACGGTGCGTTCGAGCTGGTCGAAGGCGTCGTCGTCGGAGAAATCGCCGGAGACGAACCGGAATCCTTCGGCCAGCTGCTTCCAGGTGGCGTCGCTGAACGGAGTCCGGGCATGCTCACGCACGGCGTCGTGTACCTGCTTGCCGAAGTCCTGATGAGCCCAGTCCCGCCGGGCGAACCCGACCAGAGAGAACCCCGGCGGCAACAGGCCGCGGTTGGCGAGGTCGTAGACGGCGGGCATCAGCTTCTTGCGGGCGAGATCACCGGTGACGCCGAAGATGACCAGGCTGGACGGTCCGGCGATCCGCGGTAGCCGTTTGTCTCGCTTGTCGCGAAGCGGATTCGCGGGCCTGGTCAACGGAGTACCTCACGCAGCTTCGCGACGCCGGCGGCCCGGTCGGTCAGATGCAGGCGGAGCACCGGACGACCATGATCAGCCAGCACCTGGGCGTCCCCGGCCGCCTGGGCGGAGATCAGCTGGCCGAACGTGAACGGGCGGTCCGGGATCTCGACGTCGTCGGCGATGGCGCCGGTGATCTGCAAGAACACGCCCTGCGGTGGACCACCTTTGTGGTACTGGCCGGTGGAATGCAGGAAGCGTGGTCCCCAGCCGAACGTGGCCGGCCGGCCGGTACGGCGTGCCAGCGGAACCCGGATCTCACTCAGGCCGGCGTCGGCGCCTTCTCGGTCGAGGTATGCCATGACGGCCAGGTAGCCGCCGTCGTCCAGCTGGCTCAGCAGTGACTCGACGGCGCCCTCCAGTGAGCTCACGCCGTCGAGCAGGCCGGCCGACCCGCGCACCTCGATGCCGTCGGCGGTAAAGGCGGCCGCCTCCGGCGCGGGTGTCGAATCGAGCAGCCCGCGCGCGGCCAC is drawn from Phytoactinopolyspora mesophila and contains these coding sequences:
- the zwf gene encoding glucose-6-phosphate dehydrogenase, encoding MTRPANPLRDKRDKRLPRIAGPSSLVIFGVTGDLARKKLMPAVYDLANRGLLPPGFSLVGFARRDWAHQDFGKQVHDAVREHARTPFSDATWKQLAEGFRFVSGDFSDDDAFDQLERTVRELDEAQGTGGNHAFYLSIPPSFFDVVCKQLARSGLAEPETEDQWRRVIIEKPFGHDLASARELNAVVEDIFPPDAIFRIDHYLGKETVQNIMALRFANQLFEPIWNANYVDHVQITMAEDIGIGGRAGYYDGIGAARDVIQNHLLQLLALVAMEEPVSFDAGDLRAEKEKVLSAVRLPEDLSLHTARGQYAAGWAGGREVRGYLEEDGIAKDSKTETYAAVRLDIDTRRWAGVPFYLRTGKRLGRRVTEVAIVFKRAPHLPFESTATEELGQNALVIRVQPDEGVTIRFGSKVPGTAMEVRDVTMDFGYGYSFTEESPEAYERLILDVLLGDPPLFPRHEEVELSWKILDPIEEYWAENGAPEPYASGGWGPASADEMLARDGRHWRIP
- the opcA gene encoding glucose-6-phosphate dehydrogenase assembly protein OpcA, whose product is MIIDLPSTSSSDVAKRMVDLRERHGAVTLGRVLTLVLVIDEEHAENAIASANHASHEHPCRIIAVIKGTSRGSTRLDAQIRVGGDAGASEVIVLRTFGPLTAHPVSVVVPLLLPDAPIVVWWPAEAPEVPAEDPVGTLAQRRITDAAACKRPSAALKDRMATYRPGDTDLAWTRLTLWRALLAAALDQPPFEEVTGARVVGGPENPSADLLAGWLSLTLRCPVTRTKASGVDGMLSVRLERPSGPIVIERPDDDVAILSTPGRVDRKVALPRRSPADCLAEELRRLDPDDVYGEVLASGLELQRETGKTTRTKVKR
- the pgl gene encoding 6-phosphogluconolactonase, which encodes MNSPDVVIHHDADLLAESAAARLITRLADAQAARGHASVVLTGGGVGIATLAAVRRSPARSAVDWSALDVWWGDERFLPPGDAERNETQAREALLDHVPVAPERVHPMPAEAGEFAGDPERAADKYAVELNAATPAGTDSDVPEFDVLMLGVGPDGHVASLFPEFPALHDERAVVSVHGSPKPPPTRISLTLPTIRSAAEVWLLAAGEGKAPAVQMALSGAGPTQIPAAGAHGRHRTLWLLDDAAASKLPSGLNRRATP
- a CDS encoding phosphodiester glycosidase family protein yields the protein MSHRLSTCRRAASLVLTGGLALAVLAPAHAYDENTVETFRDTRPVGPGIELTTVDRFGPDGYTGDVGWRRTHELSVDLTAGVEVGRLFPGQVAATRPLLDMAQDARAVAAVNADYFDIAGSGAPWGVGIQDGELVQSPLPNTRARTTQNAVMFGADDIGAIGEIVFDGRVELPGEVTVPLAAMNKAELLPDQVGMFTSVWGTYCRCRPVEDTSQTIEVVVRDGVVVEVAPVPRAGAIGDDEFVLVGREAGADALSGLQVGDPVAVDYQLRAPDDMQVKAAMSGRQVLVVDGEAQQLPPENNTREPRTAVGFSADGTQMWLVTVDGRQPGFSDGIGLDELAEVMVELGAHSALNLDGGGSTTLVARDPGQGDAALVNRPSDAAGQRRVPTGLALFVPEGSGDVDGFWVRTVLERERAAGETFTPPLRTDRVFPGLTRRLAADPHDETYGPADLPGSARLHWRSADPRTGLVNREGVFTARSTGETTVTARVGRAAGEIDVTVLGELDRLETTPARIGLTEPGRTTTFDLTGYDAQEHAAPIEPADVTVEYNEQALDVDIDDQGQFHVTALLDDVEESITITAGQVSAELPVSVGVREVVIDSFDDTSNWDFWSLRASGSLSSTPDGYVGPGLRLDFDFTESTLIRGVGAWPAADRFPVAGEPSAFKLWVNSEGWGHRTRLEVFDRTGRLHTIEPGFITEPGWQQVTYEVPDGIAYPVSLRRFFFNELDPEASYVGSIVVDELTALIP